A DNA window from Carassius gibelio isolate Cgi1373 ecotype wild population from Czech Republic chromosome A6, carGib1.2-hapl.c, whole genome shotgun sequence contains the following coding sequences:
- the LOC128015079 gene encoding endoplasmic reticulum resident protein 27 — RQTDHSLNTKPDSFILLVFCLNGTCSLCIHFPQYYKRLKPSIPGMSSPKPFCPGLGALLLKVQLVSSVSAGLFYSAHLIPQKQIEGHLEYFKICVLVRTLTRNRTVFVRSVSRTPVRFTHLHQSEEDAPRTRTQPRAPLLFSSQRLSRFRRVTMIFLTLFSLLTVCVTAGDEESGSVLRLKDVPAAEAFVDSVEVAAIGFFETEAARGFKEFLAASKQMEALPVALCTEKEVWAKYGITSDTISIFRKADLHQEHLKLSEAKKLDADGLARFMTMNNIQYVTEYNQATAVGLFQSSVKTHLLLMADGARDDSEPLQKRFRDLAPKYTGKMLFVLVNGREKSNARVLEYFGLKSRDLPRIGVYDGVLDRKWLMSPGEISTERMQSFCDSFLDGDLQKQNEAQTPEDKTEL, encoded by the exons AGACAAACTGACCACAGTCTGAACACTAAACCAGACAGCTTTAtcttattagttttttgtttaaatggtaCTTGCAGTCTATGCATACACTTTCCACAGTATTATAAGAGATTGAA ACCCTCCATTCCAGGGATGTCATCTCCGAAGCCTTTCTGTCCGGGTTTGGGAGCCTTGCTCTTGAAG GTCCAGCTCGTGTCCAGTGTGTCTGCTGGACTCTTTTATAGCGCTCATCTAATCCCACAGAAACAGATCGAGGGACACCTGGAGTATTTTAAGATCTGTGTGTTGGTGAGGACAC TGACACGTAATCGCACAGTGTTTGTCCGGAGCGTGAGCCGCACACCTGTCCGGTTCACACACCTCCACCAATCAGAGGAGGACGCTCCACGTACAAGAACACAGCCCCGggctcctcttctcttctcttctcagcGTCTGTCCAGGTTCAGAAGAGTCACCATGATCTTTCTCACTCTGTTCTCTTtattgactgtgtgtgtgaccGCAGGCGATGAAG AGAGCGGCTCCGTCCTCAGACTGAAGGATGTTCCTGCGGCCGAAGCCTTCGTCGACTCGGTAGAAGTGGCTGCAATCGGCTTCTttgag ACTGAAGCTGCTCGCGGATTTAAAGAGTTTCTGGCTGCTTCTAAACAGATGGAGGCACTTCCTGTTGCTCTGTGCACTGAGAAGGAAGTTTGGGCCAAATATGGCATAACATCTGACACCATCTCCATCTTCAGGAAG gctGATCTTCATCAGGAACACCTGAAGCTCTCAGAGGCGAAGAAGCTTGATGCTGATGGACTCGCACGCTTCATGACCATGAATAACATTCAATACGTCACAGAATATAATCAAGCG actgcAGTGGGTCTGTTCCAGTCCTCGGTGAAGACACACCTGCTGCTGATGGCTGATGGAGCTCGTGATGATTCGGAGCCGCTGCAGAAGCGCTTCAGAGATCTCGCACCAAAATACACCGGCAAG ATGTTGTTTGTGCTGGTAAACGGAAGAGAGAAGTCGAACGCCCGTGTGCTGGAGTACTTCGGTCTGAAGTCTCGTGATCTGCCGCGGATCGGTGTTTACGATGGTGTCCTGGACAGGAAGTGGCTCATGTCTCCGGGTGAGATCTCTACTGAGCGCATGCAGAGCTTCTGTGACTCCTTCCTGGATGGAGACCTGCAG AAGCAGAACGAGGCCCAAACACCCGAAGACAAGACTGAACTATAA
- the LOC128015308 gene encoding retinal cone rhodopsin-sensitive cGMP 3',5'-cyclic phosphodiesterase subunit gamma gives MDVPTPAEKRGPPRFKQRTARTFKSKAPKPGQKGFGDDIPGMEGLGTDITVICPWEAYGDMELSDLAKYGIV, from the exons ATGGACGTCCCAACACCCGCTGAGAAGAGAGGTCCCCCAAGGTTCAAGCAGAGGACCGCTCGCACCTTCAAGAGCAAGGCTCCCAAACCCGGACAGAAAGGCTTCGGAGATGACATCCCTGGAATGGAGGGTCTGGGCACAG ACATCACGGTGATCTGCCCCTGGGAAGCTTATGGTGACATGGAGCTTAGTGATCTGGCTAAATATGGGATCGTGTAG